The sequence below is a genomic window from Oligoflexus sp..
GAACGATTTCTTTCATAGATGGTTTGTACGAAGCAGGACCCGCTTTTTCCCGCTTCAAAACGCCAGGTCTTGAGCGCCTCTTCGGTGAATTCGTGGAAGGTCGGCTCGGATTGATCCATGGATATGACCCGCGTGACAACGCCCTGATCGTTATACTGGCATTCATAAAGATGGGTGACGCAGGTGTCGCCCGCGTTCTTCCAATCCTCTGGCGTGGGTTCGGCGAGGCTTGAATTTTTAAGGGCAGGCTGACCGCTTCCTATCACCGTCAAAGGCGGGAAGTTCGGTCGAGGGAACGACATCATATTCGTTTCGGGTTTGGGAGTGCTGGAGCAGGCTCCGAGCAGCAGGATGGCGCCAAGCTTTTTCATCGGTTTTCCCTTGGTTTTGCAGTGGAATCAGAGCGGACCGCGATCACAGCCGCGGGCGAGTTTCCGAGCGGCTTCGTCGACGCTGCCGAGGTTTTCGACATCTTGAAAACCCAAGGTTTTCATGAGTTCCATGGCGCGGCCGGAGCGATTGCCGCTGCGGCAGTAGACTTTATAGGACGCGTTCTTATCGAGCTTGGAAACCTGGTCTTTGAAATCGGGCCCATTCCAGTCGATGTTCATCGAACCTGGAACGCGAACTTCACTGTACTCTTCGGGCGTGCGGACATCGAGGATCACGGGTTGCTTGGCGGACATGCTTACTTCCTAAGAGGGATTTTAAGGTACGAGACACCGTTGCGCTCGGGCGCTGGCAAATGACCGGCATCAATATTGATCTGGACGCTGGGAAGAAGGAGGCGCGGGGCGCTGAGGGTCGCGTCCCTTTTTTTGCGGAAGCTGACGAACTCTTCGCGCGTGGTGCTGGCCTTCAGCTGTATGTTTTTTTGTTTCTGCTCGCTCACAGGGCAGTGAAAGGCGAGGGGGCGGCCGCCGGGCATATAATCGTGACAGACGTAGAGCTGATAGTGATCCGGGAGCTGGAAGAGTTTACGATGCACCGAATCATAAAGGTCCTCGGCGCTGCCGGCGGGGAAATCGCAGCGGCCCGTGCCATAATCCGGCATGAAGATCGCGTCGCCGACGAAAACCGCTTCACCGATGATATAGCTGGAGCAGGCCGGGGTGTGGCCGGGCGTGTAGAGGGTCTTGATCGTCAAGGAACCGGCGTTGACGGTTTGCCCTTCGTGCAGGAGGAAATCGAACTGCCGCCCGTCAGTGGGAAAGTCCGGGTCCAGATGAAAGATGTCTTTGAAAATTTTTTGCACCGACGTGATGTGGGCGCCGATGCCGATTTTGGCGTTTGGGATTGTCTTTTTCAGGATCTGGGAGCCGCTGACGTGATCAGCGTGGGCATGGGTTTCCAGAATATAATGGACCTTGAGGCCACGTTCCTTCACGTAAGCCAGAACTTTTTCCACGGAATGTTCGCTTAGGGAGGAGGCGGCGGGATCATAGTCCCAGACGGGATCAATAATGACGGCATCCAGAGTCGCCGCATCGTGGACAACATAGGTCAGGGTCCATGTGTCCTGGTCGAAGAATTCCTTGACTGTTTCTTTCATGCATTCCTCCTTGCAGTCTTCATATCTGCCAGGGCCAGCTGCGCATGGGAATAGAAAAATTGGACGACCAGAGCGGACGCGGCTGCGGGGAGGGGAGTCGGTCGTGAGGGCGTGACAGCTGGCTGCGGACAAGGGGCTGCGACTGGGGTATTCTGGGGGCCAAACGATTGGATGTGAGGCTTCATATTATGAATCAGGACTGGATCAATGCATTGCTGGGCGGGGTCATCATTGGGGGCGCCGTGTCCCTTATGCTGCTTTTGAATGGGCGGGTGACCGGCATCAGCGGGATCATCAACGGGGTGCTGTCTCCGGTCAAAGGCGATACGGGATGGCGGGTCCTTTTTGTGCTCGGCCTCGTGCTGGGGGGCTTTGCCGTGCGCGCAATGAATCCCGAGGTTTTTTCCGGGCAGCTGGATACGGGTTTGGGATCGACTGTGATCGCGGGGCTCCTGGTGGGTTTTGGAACCGTCATGGGTAGTGGCTGCACGAGCGGGCACGGCGTCTGCGGGATCAGCCGT
It includes:
- a CDS encoding YeeE/YedE family protein, with the protein product MNQDWINALLGGVIIGGAVSLMLLLNGRVTGISGIINGVLSPVKGDTGWRVLFVLGLVLGGFAVRAMNPEVFSGQLDTGLGSTVIAGLLVGFGTVMGSGCTSGHGVCGISRLSPRSLVATMAFIAAGMLAVVLFKSLGILS
- a CDS encoding MBL fold metallo-hydrolase produces the protein MKETVKEFFDQDTWTLTYVVHDAATLDAVIIDPVWDYDPAASSLSEHSVEKVLAYVKERGLKVHYILETHAHADHVSGSQILKKTIPNAKIGIGAHITSVQKIFKDIFHLDPDFPTDGRQFDFLLHEGQTVNAGSLTIKTLYTPGHTPACSSYIIGEAVFVGDAIFMPDYGTGRCDFPAGSAEDLYDSVHRKLFQLPDHYQLYVCHDYMPGGRPLAFHCPVSEQKQKNIQLKASTTREEFVSFRKKRDATLSAPRLLLPSVQINIDAGHLPAPERNGVSYLKIPLRK
- a CDS encoding rhodanese-like domain-containing protein, which encodes MSAKQPVILDVRTPEEYSEVRVPGSMNIDWNGPDFKDQVSKLDKNASYKVYCRSGNRSGRAMELMKTLGFQDVENLGSVDEAARKLARGCDRGPL